TCACAGCAATTACTGGTCTTTGAAAAAGCATTATGAAGTGAAGCCGTTCCGTCTTGATTTTCCTTTTAATATTCAATGTCGGGTTCATGATGAAAAAGTATCAGACCTTTATAAAGCACGGGTAGAATTTTTTGAGAATTATTGCTTCACCATTGTTGATTGAATGTCCGGCTCTAAATTCTCGACTACTTTTCGCTGCTCTTTTGCGACGTCATAAATCAATTCCAGGATTTCTCTTAAGTTTTTCAACTCTGTTAAGTGACTGATTTTATTCGGATCACGACGGTCAAAAAACTCGTTGTGTTCCAATTCTTTTCTGCGTTTTTCAAGTAGGTTTTCTACCGAATCGTCCGGCTGCAGTTTGCTTTCCTGCAAAATATTTTGGTGAAGGTTTTTTTGATTTAAAATTAAGTCCGTTCTTACCAACTCTGCTGAAATTTTTAAATCCCATCCTTCAAAATCAATCTCGGGATATTTCTTCGATGATTCCGAATATTGAGAAAATGAAGCGATATAAGCGGTAATAAGGTGTGAAGTAATAACAAACTGATGAACGAGTTCTAACTGTTTTTGTTGATTTTTTGGGTCAGAAATCATTCTCTGAAAATTATCAGAAAGATTGGCCAAGTCGATGATGGCTGCTTTTCTCTTCAGTTTATAATCCTGAATATTAAGATTTTCATTTTTAAAGAAAGCCATTGCTGCAGAGAAATATTTATAATTACTGTCTGCAGATTTCTTCATATAATCTAAATTTTTGGTATGCTCCCAAACAGGCAAAATAAAATAGGACACCGCAAAAGCCACAACTCCTGCAATGATGGTATCCAGCACCCGATCTTTAAATATGGTATTTAAATTCCCCGGATTAAGAATATTAAAGGCGAGGAAGATATAAATGGTCATAAAAAATACGGCCCAGGAATATCTTGACTTTAAAAAAGCAAAACACAAAATCATGGCCGCTAAAAAGAGGGTGAACAGTACATTTTGATTCGAGATAAAATACAGAATTGCGTAGGCTACTAAAGCTCCGGCAATCGTGCCGTAAAGCCGTAAAAGGTTCCGGTGTTTGGTCGTTGCATAAGCAGGTTTTAAGATGGCTACAATGGTGATGAAAACCCAATAGGAATGACCAATTCCCAGAAATTCAAGTTTAGAAATAAAGTATCCGACCACCAGCGCAACTGTAATTCGGATCGCATGACGAAAGTGCGATGATTTGAGAGAAAGATTGCTGAGCAAAACTTTAGCTTTCAGTTTTTCCTCGGCGGTTACAAACTTGCCGTAATCAAGGCCGGTAGAAAGACTTTTTGCCATTTTCTCATCCTGACTGAAAACGCGGTAAATTGTTTTTATTTCATCAGAAATATCAGTGATGCGATTAAGAATTAAACGCAGCGTCATGAAATCTTCCAGTGTTTTGGATGTTAGTTTTCTGTTGCGTAACTCGAAATATTCATTGAAGATATTTTCAAGCATTTCGTCGATATTTCTTAATGGTTTCGCTTTGGAGCCACTTTGCAGCGCAATACCAATATTGCTCATTTCCTCCGAAAGTTTCTGAAGGTAGTCACCCAAAGAATGTAAAAAACCCGTGGCTCCAAAATTTTCCTGAACTTTACGATAATCACTTTCGGAAGTCATCAGTTTCTCATGAAGATCGATCGAATCAAGAAACATCAGCATTAGTAAGCGGCTAGTGGTTGTAGATTCGTTAACGATCTTTCGGGTTTTAAAAACGGTTTCCCTAGTTTCTTCCTGTAGATTTTTAATGGCAATCTGCTTTGAGATAATTTGGGAATATAAGCTGTCAAAATTTGGATTTTCAAAATAAAACTTTGACTTTAATGAAAGATAATCTGCGAGTTCCAGGTAATTTTCGCCGATCATTTGACCCGCGAGCTTATAAGGCTGTATTTTAGAAACGACTAAAAATATCAGAAGATAACAAAGGGAACCTGCCAAAAAGATCAGAGAACTTTTTATAATATGATCTCCTGTTAAATGCCCGTCAATAAATATTCCTAAAACGACCAGTGACAGGGAGCCAACTGTTGCCAGGCGCTGACCGTAAACGCCAATCATGGTAAAAAGTATACCGAAGATAATAATCTCCGGATAAATTAAGAGAGGAAAATTTTTAATTGAACTCGCGACAAGCGACACTATAAAAAAGCAGATGATGGCAAGTATCAAAGCGTTTCTTCTTCTTTTAAAAGGACCTGCCTGATCTGTAAGACCCACGAAACTGGTCGCAATTGGGAAAAGAAAATACTCCTTTAACAATCCGAAATGTGCCAGTATCACACTCGGTAAAACAATGGCCAGAGAAACGCGCACTGCCATATAGATCGACTGGCTGCTGGCAAATTTTTTTAATTCTGTGGCGTAATTCATTTTACAAATTTAAACTTTTAAGGTCAAAAAAAAGCCTCAAAATTAATTGAGACTTTAAGATAAGAATAAATTTTTATTAATAATCCTGCGCATTCGAGGATTCTTCTCCAATCGTCCAGGTCAAACCAAAACGAAGGGTATTGTCCAAAGCTGAATTGATTTTAGAAGTATTGATTAAATAAGACATATCTAAACCAAAAGACTGGTATTTCAAGCCAACACCTACGGTCGCATACTGTCGGCCACCTTGTTCTGCACTTTCATGGAAATAACCGCCTCTCAAAGCAAATGCGTTGTCGTATTCATATTCTACAGCGCCGCTGATCATGGTGCTTTTTTGATTGTTGAAAGATTTTCCGATACCTTCGATGACACCAACATTCGGAACATTACCCGTTTCATCAGGTCCTGGAACCAATAGTTTTGAAGCTTCAACGTTGATTCCAACTCTGTTTAAATCATCGATAAACAAGTCATATCCTGCTCCTAATCTTGCCATGGTAGGAAGATAAGATCTGCTTTCATCATCTCCTGTATAATCTAATCTTGGTCCTAAATTTTGAATCGCGAAACCTGCTTTTGCCCGTCCTTCATAATCTCCAAAAGAGGCATGTTTTTCTGACATAAAATAACCGGAAACATCAACTGCAAAAGAGTTTGCTGCTTGTAAAGTGTTGTCAGAGTTAAATCCACCAGACAAATCTGAACGGATAAATCTACCGGTAACCGCCATGGAGTAGTAGTCTGAAAGTTTTAGACCGTATGCCACATCAATGGAGAATTCATTTGGTTTTGCAGTTCCTTCCTGTACTACTTCAGTCCCAACCAATTTGGTAAGGTCAACTGAACCCATGTTAAAATAATAAATACTTGCGGAGATGGTTGCTCTTTCTTCGTCACCTAAAAATTGGTGGTAAGCACCATAAAGCAAAAACACATCATTGGTTAATTTGCTCATATACGGCGTGTAGTTGATTCCAATAGCAGAAGTGGTCTTGCTGAAAGGATATTTCGCCGCATTCCAAAACTGAGAAAATGCGTCTGTAGTGGTAGCAACTCCTTGATCACCCATACCACCTGCACGTGCATCTGGCGAAATTCTGAGAAACGGAGCGCCTGTTAAAACCGGTTGAATGTTACCAACCTGCGCATAAGCAGTGATTCCCATGCCTAATCCTAATCCTAAAAATAGTTTTTTAGTCAATGTCATAAAGTTTTTTTTTATCGTTATTGTTTATTTTAATAAGACCATTTTTTCTACTGCGGTAGCACTTCCTTTACATTTTTCTTGGTTTTGACTTCTCGCAAAAATTTTAAAAATGTAAGTTCCTTTTCCAACTGCATCTCCGAAATCATCATTGCCATCCCACTCAATCGCTGTCCTCGCGGTTCTGAAACCTTGTAAGAAAGGCTCAGCAGTCACTGACGTCGTAATTGTTTTTACCAGTTTTCCCGTGATGGTATAAATCTGCACATTTACATCTAAAATATCATCACAATTATGCTCAAACTGAACATAGGTTTTGTTGGTAAAAGGATTGGGCCAATTTAACAATTTTTTAACAACTAAATTTTGATTGGATTCATCCTCAACTATAAAGTTTAACGTAGAGGTTGTAGAATTATTGTTAATATCCCAAATTTTAAAAGTAAGCTGGTGAGCGCCAGGACTTAAATTTCTAAAAGGGTAGGTGACATTTCCTTTTTGGTAATCTTTTAATGAAGGATTTGCGCAACCGTTTCCGTCTCCAGAAAAGTAGAAATCGTTTAAAACTGTGGTGTCGATAATTTTCCCATCCAGAACTACAGTGACGTCGTGACCAATCCCTGAACCTGTGGAATTAATTCCTTTATCATCCGTTACGCAAGCCAGAAGCAAAGGGTTTTGATCGGTGATTCCGCCATCTGCAAAATTTGTATTGTTCATGTAAAGTTTCACTTTTGGTGCTTCCGTATCATCGATTCCATCAGGATTAATTCCTCCGATGGTTTGCTCTTGATTATTAAAAACATCAAAAACTTTATTATCAGCATAGACCAGTATTCGACCGGTGCCTAATTCATAATTAATGTCTTTCGGTACGTAAAACTCCACGGTGAAAACTCCATTTTTAGCGACACCAGACGATTTTACGATGGGACTTCCTTCCTCAGTATAATTAAGAACGGGGTTCAAAGCAGGTACGCCATCATTATTGAGGGTTTTCTTTTGAAGCCTTTTATCAAATATATTCACAGCAACTCTTCCGGAAAAATTTTCATCTAGAGTACCGTCCGCTTTATTGATGTGTCCTTTTACTGTTACAAAATCAAGAGCACGAATTTGCCCGGGCTCCGGTGAATCTATTTCATCGATCGTAATTAGCCTTTTAGGGCGACTGATCTTCGAAGCGGGATCTCCTAAGAAATTAACTTTCTGATGGTTTGAATCCGTTCCTTTTTCAATTTTCGCCTTTAAGAATGCCTCTCCCAACGTCAAGAAGTCATCATTCACCAGCTCAAAAAGATGTTTGGTGAAAATCGTTGTAAACTGTTCTCCGAAACCTACTCCAATTGCCCGGCTGGAAGTGATCATGGTTGCGGCACCTCCTGTTTTCGATTTGATGACCTGTTCGCCTGCGGAAAAAGTTTCCGGATCGTCCCAAAGGGTAAACTCACAGGTAATTGTTGAAATAAGAGGAAAACGTGAATAGATATTGTTGTAATTATTAAAATTTTGAATTTGATCAATGGTTATCACTCTTTCCTGGGCCCAACCATTAATTCCGCCATGTCCGAAATAGAAAATGTACAAACTGTTTCCTACATCATTTGAAATGGCTTGATTTACCTGGGGATATCGCTGCCCTCCGGCAGAAGTTTGTGCAGTAAACGCATCTAAATAAAGTTTTCGGATGTTGTACTCTTCTCTCAAGTTTCCCGTCTCAAAAACATTGACCAAAGATTGATTCATTGTTTCATGAAATGGTAGACCGATTCTTACGCCGGTATCAGAGAACCTAACATTATCTGCATCATCATCCACCACAAAATCCATTTTCATTCGCCATTCTCCAAAAGGAGTTGATTGTCCCGGATTTGCATTATTGTAGGCCAATGCCTTGTCAATGAGTAATTTGGCTTCTGAAGTATTTGCTGCGGGTAAACGCCCAATTGGTACATTGGGAAGATTTGCGGAAACGCTTGTAACTGATGTTGCTTGTGGTAAAGTCATTACAAAATAATCATCTGTAACGAACGAATCTGCGTAATTGCTGCTTTCTTCACTCTGGTAACTTGGGACAACATCTGAACCTGGTACATTTTTGCCTTTAAAATCATAAGAGGTATCGCCTAAAATAAATACATATTTTAAATTACCTCCCGCATTCAATCGCGTAGCAAAATCCCGGATTGCGGTGATATCTTTTCCGCCACTGCTGAATTCATTGTATATTTTATTAACATCAACAACAGCAACGTTGTAACGGTCCTGATAATAATTTGCGAGTCTTTGAGCCTGACCCATCATCTCAGGAACGGTGATCATTAAATAATTAATGTTTTGTAACCCCGCTAAGTCTTGATTTTCAATTTTTCCTACAAACCCAGGTTCAAAAGCTTCGCTATTTTTAAAAGCCACAAATTCATTGACAAAACTGGTATTGTTTGCGACATAACCGAAACTAAAGGTGGAAGAATTCCCTGATTTGTTTGATTTTCTTCTCACGTTGGTCACGTCTGAAACTTGCCAAACCTGATCTATTGAAGAGGCATCAGATACATTAAAAGTGTATGTATTTCCGCTTTGTTCCACAATGTCATAACTTCTAAAATTCATTTGGCTGTTATTGAATTTCAGATCTTCCTTATATTGAACTTCCGCATAATCGAAATAGAATTTTCCGTTCGGGTTACTTCCGGTATTGGGCGCATAGTTAAAAGAAAGTTGCGTTCCCGTTACATTACTTAGTGCTCCGGCATAAACCTGCTCAATATATTCGCGTTTATCTCCCGGCGGAATAGAAACAGTATAGGGATTTAAATTGTTTAGACTCACCGTCACGCTGTTACCCTGGGATTGATACGCAATAAAGCGGGAACGATATCGGATATTGTCCGTGGGTTGAATCGGGGACTTTGTCGTAAAAGTGACTGTTTTGTTTTCTGTAAATGCATCACCAGTCCAAATTCTACCAACTTTTAATAAATTAAATTTTTCTTCATTAATGTATTGGTATTCATCATAGCGGGTAATTACATTTGAGTTGATGGATTGATCATCGTCAGGAATTCTCTTGCCCGGACCTTTATCGAAATTAATAAAGTAATACGCAAAGTCATCATAAATATTAATAAAATTCCCAGAAGTGTCTCTACGTGTTTCAATCCTGCGATTAACGGAACCATTGCCATTTTTGTACACATTATAACCATTTGGTCCTTGGGCGTAGAAAAGAGCGTAATCATCTTCATTCCAAACGCCATCGGTTTCACCAACAACTTGTATGGCATTTTCCTGAAGTGCGTCGTAGCGTAGATCTTGATTATGTTCAGGCAACATAAGACCTCCATTTCCGTAAATCCTGAAATTTTGTGGATTCACATTGGCAGGATTAATGCCATGATCCCGGAGAAACTTTGCTGTAATTTTAAAAACGCCCGATTTATCCACTTTAATTTTATAAAAGGTTCCTTCTTTTAAAGGGTTTTCAGAAGTTCCGATTTTTGAGATCAAATTTTCAGCTCGTGTGTTTTTGTCCGCACTGCCGATTGTGAAGGAACTTAAACGGTAAATGCTCCCTTTTTCAAACTTCAAGGCCGAAACCCTTATGTTGGTCGTCTTTTCCTGAGTATACGGATTGGTGTAGTAGCTTACTTCAGATTTATCTTCCCCAGGTAAAGCGTATTGATTCAAATCATATAACTCTTTCGCTGTAATTTTAG
This DNA window, taken from Kaistella carnis, encodes the following:
- the porU gene encoding type IX secretion system sortase PorU; the encoded protein is MKRILTLVLLLTFYSFYFSQTIKIEWEGKNVIDFGTSKVTVPFFKNNGFHYEEGSVYYRTSQKNEGIDRAVTNLTWTKITAKELYDLNQYALPGEDKSEVSYYTNPYTQEKTTNIRVSALKFEKGSIYRLSSFTIGSADKNTRAENLISKIGTSENPLKEGTFYKIKVDKSGVFKITAKFLRDHGINPANVNPQNFRIYGNGGLMLPEHNQDLRYDALQENAIQVVGETDGVWNEDDYALFYAQGPNGYNVYKNGNGSVNRRIETRRDTSGNFINIYDDFAYYFINFDKGPGKRIPDDDQSINSNVITRYDEYQYINEEKFNLLKVGRIWTGDAFTENKTVTFTTKSPIQPTDNIRYRSRFIAYQSQGNSVTVSLNNLNPYTVSIPPGDKREYIEQVYAGALSNVTGTQLSFNYAPNTGSNPNGKFYFDYAEVQYKEDLKFNNSQMNFRSYDIVEQSGNTYTFNVSDASSIDQVWQVSDVTNVRRKSNKSGNSSTFSFGYVANNTSFVNEFVAFKNSEAFEPGFVGKIENQDLAGLQNINYLMITVPEMMGQAQRLANYYQDRYNVAVVDVNKIYNEFSSGGKDITAIRDFATRLNAGGNLKYVFILGDTSYDFKGKNVPGSDVVPSYQSEESSNYADSFVTDDYFVMTLPQATSVTSVSANLPNVPIGRLPAANTSEAKLLIDKALAYNNANPGQSTPFGEWRMKMDFVVDDDADNVRFSDTGVRIGLPFHETMNQSLVNVFETGNLREEYNIRKLYLDAFTAQTSAGGQRYPQVNQAISNDVGNSLYIFYFGHGGINGWAQERVITIDQIQNFNNYNNIYSRFPLISTITCEFTLWDDPETFSAGEQVIKSKTGGAATMITSSRAIGVGFGEQFTTIFTKHLFELVNDDFLTLGEAFLKAKIEKGTDSNHQKVNFLGDPASKISRPKRLITIDEIDSPEPGQIRALDFVTVKGHINKADGTLDENFSGRVAVNIFDKRLQKKTLNNDGVPALNPVLNYTEEGSPIVKSSGVAKNGVFTVEFYVPKDINYELGTGRILVYADNKVFDVFNNQEQTIGGINPDGIDDTEAPKVKLYMNNTNFADGGITDQNPLLLACVTDDKGINSTGSGIGHDVTVVLDGKIIDTTVLNDFYFSGDGNGCANPSLKDYQKGNVTYPFRNLSPGAHQLTFKIWDINNNSTTSTLNFIVEDESNQNLVVKKLLNWPNPFTNKTYVQFEHNCDDILDVNVQIYTITGKLVKTITTSVTAEPFLQGFRTARTAIEWDGNDDFGDAVGKGTYIFKIFARSQNQEKCKGSATAVEKMVLLK
- the porV gene encoding type IX secretion system outer membrane channel protein PorV, which encodes MTLTKKLFLGLGLGMGITAYAQVGNIQPVLTGAPFLRISPDARAGGMGDQGVATTTDAFSQFWNAAKYPFSKTTSAIGINYTPYMSKLTNDVFLLYGAYHQFLGDEERATISASIYYFNMGSVDLTKLVGTEVVQEGTAKPNEFSIDVAYGLKLSDYYSMAVTGRFIRSDLSGGFNSDNTLQAANSFAVDVSGYFMSEKHASFGDYEGRAKAGFAIQNLGPRLDYTGDDESRSYLPTMARLGAGYDLFIDDLNRVGINVEASKLLVPGPDETGNVPNVGVIEGIGKSFNNQKSTMISGAVEYEYDNAFALRGGYFHESAEQGGRQYATVGVGLKYQSFGLDMSYLINTSKINSALDNTLRFGLTWTIGEESSNAQDY
- a CDS encoding FUSC family protein; this encodes MNYATELKKFASSQSIYMAVRVSLAIVLPSVILAHFGLLKEYFLFPIATSFVGLTDQAGPFKRRRNALILAIICFFIVSLVASSIKNFPLLIYPEIIIFGILFTMIGVYGQRLATVGSLSLVVLGIFIDGHLTGDHIIKSSLIFLAGSLCYLLIFLVVSKIQPYKLAGQMIGENYLELADYLSLKSKFYFENPNFDSLYSQIISKQIAIKNLQEETRETVFKTRKIVNESTTTSRLLMLMFLDSIDLHEKLMTSESDYRKVQENFGATGFLHSLGDYLQKLSEEMSNIGIALQSGSKAKPLRNIDEMLENIFNEYFELRNRKLTSKTLEDFMTLRLILNRITDISDEIKTIYRVFSQDEKMAKSLSTGLDYGKFVTAEEKLKAKVLLSNLSLKSSHFRHAIRITVALVVGYFISKLEFLGIGHSYWVFITIVAILKPAYATTKHRNLLRLYGTIAGALVAYAILYFISNQNVLFTLFLAAMILCFAFLKSRYSWAVFFMTIYIFLAFNILNPGNLNTIFKDRVLDTIIAGVVAFAVSYFILPVWEHTKNLDYMKKSADSNYKYFSAAMAFFKNENLNIQDYKLKRKAAIIDLANLSDNFQRMISDPKNQQKQLELVHQFVITSHLITAYIASFSQYSESSKKYPEIDFEGWDLKISAELVRTDLILNQKNLHQNILQESKLQPDDSVENLLEKRRKELEHNEFFDRRDPNKISHLTELKNLREILELIYDVAKEQRKVVENLEPDIQSTMVKQ